AACACACCGAGGCGTTCCATCGGCTTGCCGACCTGCTCGCCACGGGCGACCGAGCGGGGGCTGCCGCCGAGGCGGCGCGGCTGCGGGTGGTCGACAACCCCTTCGGCGGGCTGGACGCGCGCCGGTTGGCGGTGGGCACGCCGTGAGTGACCGGGACTCCGCCGGTCAGGGTCCGCCGGTGAACGGCTGGTCGCGAACATGCATGGTGCCCTCGGCCTGGCTGCGGGACCGCAGGGCTCGCGCGTCGATGGGTCGGACTCCGGCGGGCCGCTCGGGCGTGGACCGTCCCCGCAGTCGATCCTTGATCACGATGCCGACGAGGCTGACCACCAGGAAGACCGCCAGCGCGAGTAGCCCCCAACCGAATGGCTCCATGACTCCGCCCTCCGACGACACCACGTTCTTCCAACTGTACCGACCGGGTGATCTCGAAAGGGTGTTTGCAAGGATCTGTCGATGCGGGTGCTGATGTTGTCCTGGGAGTACCCACCGGTGGTGGTCGGCGGGCTCGGTCGTCATGTCCATGCCCTGGCCGAGCAACTCGCCGCACAAGGCCACGAGGTGGTGGTGCTGTGCAGGCAGCCGACCGGCACCGATGCGAGCACCCACCCGACGGAGTTCGCCGAGCGGGCCGGGGTGCGGGTGGTCCGGGTCGCCGAGGACCCGCCGCACCTGGCCTTCGAACGCGATCTGGTGGCCTGGACCCTTGCGATGGGGCACGCCATGATCCGCGCAGGTCACGCCCTGTTGCGCGAGTGGCGGGCCGATGTGGTGCACGCCCACGACTGGCTGGTGGCGCACCCGGCGATCGCCCTCGCCGAGGCGGCGGATGTGCCGCTGGTGGCGACCCTGCACGCCACCGAGACCGGTAGACACAGCGGTTGGCTTCCCCAGCCGATGAATCAGCAGATCCATTCGGTCGAGTGGTGGCTGGCCAATCGGGCCGATCGGCTGATCACCTGTTCGGCCGCGATGCGCGGCGAGGTCGCACAGCTCTTCGACGTCGACCCCGACGGCATCGCCGTGCTGCACAACGGGATCAGCCCCAGTCCGTGGCACGTACCGGACGAGTTGGTCGCCAAGGCCCGTTCCTCGGCGCGGGCCACCGAGGCGCCGCTGCTGCTGTTCTTCGGTCGAATCGAGTGGGAGAAGGGCGCCCAGGACCTGGTCGCGGCCCTGCCCGCGATTCGTCGCAGTCATCCGGGCACGGTGGTCGCCATCGCCGGGCAGGGCGGCTATCGAGAACGGCTGATCGAGGAGACCCGCAAGCATCGGGTTCGGCGTGCGGTGCGGTTCCTGGGGCAGCTGCCGGACCGCAAGCTGGCCACGATGCTGGCCGCAGCCGATGCGGTCGTGCTGCCCAGCAGGTACGAGCCGTTCGGCATCGTGGCCCTGGAGGCCGCCGCTGCGGGTGCGCCGCTGGTCGCATCGACGGCAGGCGGTCTGGGCGAGGCGGTCCTCGACGAGCGCACCGGCCTGTCCTTCGCCCCCGGGGACATCGATGGCCTGGCCACGGCCGTGCGGCGGGTATTGACCGATCCGGCAGGCGCCGCAC
This Actinoalloteichus hymeniacidonis DNA region includes the following protein-coding sequences:
- a CDS encoding glycosyltransferase family 4 protein encodes the protein MRVLMLSWEYPPVVVGGLGRHVHALAEQLAAQGHEVVVLCRQPTGTDASTHPTEFAERAGVRVVRVAEDPPHLAFERDLVAWTLAMGHAMIRAGHALLREWRADVVHAHDWLVAHPAIALAEAADVPLVATLHATETGRHSGWLPQPMNQQIHSVEWWLANRADRLITCSAAMRGEVAQLFDVDPDGIAVLHNGISPSPWHVPDELVAKARSSARATEAPLLLFFGRIEWEKGAQDLVAALPAIRRSHPGTVVAIAGQGGYRERLIEETRKHRVRRAVRFLGQLPDRKLATMLAAADAVVLPSRYEPFGIVALEAAAAGAPLVASTAGGLGEAVLDERTGLSFAPGDIDGLATAVRRVLTDPAGAARRAEAARARLATDFSWDTIAEGTVEVYAAAKAAVPARGSTGDACAPPGRPELARPKIPSGNLLSG